In Myxococcus guangdongensis, one genomic interval encodes:
- a CDS encoding YncE family protein, producing MRKWGLLSVGVLLWSAAGVVGYRLSARESGGQPPPRDQGPTPPTTAGPRLTGVGPRLTSNETSQPLSVHGEQLVTGLRLSLGPPLSLELPLKVVDSRHAFARLPSGLKLAEDLPQVVVEARLVSDQAGCCEGQDALTVVNDTAFPDLTGMVASPDGRMLFVVSPPTDTVYALDVGSGVVEALPVGDGPSALATWQDARGGAFLGVVHRFQPELWVYALQARGAPRVWPAPSGASGLEVDGARGVAYIAEQVRDTVRAVSLEDGREQWVTPVDPNPRALARWRDVLAVGSLQTGQVELLRRGDGAPVFAVAPGPGVAIVGGSTEPFRAQVMGGHAPRSLVASPKLGRLFMGSLGPNLGPLPQHKEVHGSSGVSVIDPATGDFVRHRGFGVGMTEGLALDDTAGLLYAADVALGRVRVLDARALVSNDDQVARGALLQELVLTPPEGTPLIRPQEDFLVKGRAGPELHSGPRSLVLSPDGQQLYVLNRFTREVAVVDVRGARKGGAVVTRRLPVVELRHQAKRRLGQVLYSADLGRTGITCDGCHIEGHTGGLFYAKKYPLRIYRSPTVQGSRDTPPFFTPASQHSLAETASFVGARNRFHNPDPSPSEVEALTLFSSLIATPPNPYRDQDGAPLSTVTLPDGGVGHPSRGRALFEGRGGCVACHPAPLYTLDQDAATRGQYLDVGTPVALPLRVEQQDLVVGAGPPSLVGTWDVWPLLTSASAGYGVKDGRLVVDTRFPLKKVLEMSGPAHGDARAFSPQERDDVLAFLLTL from the coding sequence ATGCGCAAATGGGGTCTGCTGTCGGTGGGAGTCCTGCTCTGGTCCGCGGCGGGTGTCGTCGGATACCGGCTCAGCGCGCGGGAGTCCGGAGGTCAGCCGCCCCCGCGGGACCAAGGTCCCACTCCACCCACCACCGCCGGGCCCCGGCTCACGGGCGTGGGGCCCCGGCTCACCAGCAACGAGACCTCCCAGCCGCTCTCGGTCCACGGCGAGCAATTGGTGACCGGGTTGCGACTGTCACTGGGTCCGCCCCTGTCATTGGAGCTGCCGCTGAAGGTGGTGGACTCGCGCCACGCGTTCGCGCGGCTGCCCTCGGGGCTGAAGCTGGCCGAGGACCTGCCCCAGGTCGTGGTGGAGGCCCGGCTGGTGTCGGACCAGGCGGGCTGCTGCGAGGGGCAGGACGCGCTCACGGTGGTGAACGACACCGCCTTCCCGGACCTGACGGGCATGGTGGCCTCGCCCGATGGCCGCATGCTGTTCGTCGTCTCGCCGCCCACCGACACGGTGTACGCGCTGGACGTGGGCTCGGGCGTCGTGGAGGCGCTCCCCGTGGGGGACGGTCCCTCCGCGCTGGCCACGTGGCAGGACGCGCGCGGCGGGGCCTTCCTCGGCGTGGTGCACCGCTTCCAGCCGGAGCTGTGGGTGTATGCGCTGCAGGCGCGTGGGGCGCCGCGGGTGTGGCCCGCACCCTCGGGCGCCTCGGGGCTGGAGGTGGATGGCGCGCGGGGCGTGGCCTACATCGCCGAGCAGGTGCGCGACACGGTGCGGGCGGTGTCGCTCGAGGACGGGCGCGAGCAGTGGGTGACGCCGGTGGACCCCAACCCGCGCGCGCTGGCGCGGTGGCGCGACGTGCTCGCGGTGGGCAGCCTCCAGACGGGGCAGGTGGAGCTCTTGCGGCGCGGGGACGGCGCGCCCGTGTTCGCCGTGGCGCCGGGGCCGGGCGTGGCCATCGTCGGCGGGAGCACGGAGCCGTTCCGCGCGCAGGTGATGGGCGGCCACGCGCCGCGCTCGCTCGTCGCGAGCCCCAAGCTGGGGCGGCTCTTCATGGGCAGCCTGGGGCCGAACCTGGGGCCCTTGCCCCAGCACAAGGAGGTGCACGGCAGCAGCGGCGTGTCCGTCATCGACCCGGCCACGGGCGACTTCGTGCGCCACCGGGGCTTCGGCGTGGGCATGACGGAGGGGCTGGCGCTGGATGACACAGCGGGGCTGCTCTACGCGGCGGACGTGGCGCTGGGCCGGGTGCGCGTGCTCGACGCGCGGGCGCTGGTGTCCAACGACGACCAGGTGGCGCGCGGCGCGCTCCTCCAGGAGTTGGTGCTGACGCCGCCCGAGGGCACGCCGCTGATTCGCCCCCAGGAGGACTTCCTGGTCAAGGGCCGCGCGGGACCGGAGCTGCACTCGGGGCCGCGCTCGCTGGTGCTGTCCCCGGACGGCCAGCAGCTCTACGTGCTCAACCGCTTCACCCGCGAGGTGGCGGTGGTGGACGTGCGCGGGGCGCGCAAGGGAGGGGCGGTGGTGACGCGGCGGCTGCCCGTGGTGGAGCTGCGCCACCAGGCCAAGCGCCGGCTGGGACAGGTGCTCTACTCCGCGGACCTGGGGCGCACGGGCATCACCTGCGACGGGTGCCACATCGAGGGCCACACCGGCGGGCTCTTCTACGCGAAGAAGTATCCCCTGCGCATCTACCGCTCGCCCACCGTGCAGGGAAGCCGCGACACGCCGCCCTTCTTCACGCCGGCGAGCCAGCACAGCCTCGCGGAGACGGCGAGCTTCGTCGGCGCGCGCAACCGCTTCCACAACCCGGACCCGTCGCCCTCGGAGGTGGAGGCGCTCACGCTCTTCTCGTCGCTGATTGCCACGCCGCCCAATCCGTACCGGGACCAGGACGGCGCGCCGCTGTCGACGGTGACGCTCCCGGATGGTGGCGTGGGGCATCCGTCGCGAGGACGCGCGCTGTTCGAGGGCCGGGGCGGCTGCGTCGCCTGCCACCCCGCACCCCTCTACACGTTGGACCAGGACGCGGCGACGCGCGGCCAGTACCTGGACGTGGGCACGCCGGTGGCGCTGCCCCTGCGGGTGGAGCAGCAGGACCTGGTGGTGGGCGCGGGGCCGCCGTCCCTGGTGGGCACGTGGGATGTGTGGCCGCTGCTCACCAGCGCCTCGGCGGGGTATGGGGTGAAGGATGGCCGCCTGGTGGTCGACACGCGCTTCCCGCTGAAGAAGGTGCTGGAGATGTCGGGCCCCGCCCATGGAGACGCGCGCGCGTTCAGTCCTCAGGAGCGGGATGACGTGCTCGCCTTCCTGCTCACATTGTGA
- a CDS encoding AgmX/PglI C-terminal domain-containing protein encodes MSGQPSVLQVVILRDGLLVGTEVFVPGTYALGSDPASDLRLDDPAVEPRHALLYFQNGRAAIQDAGTATGLFVNGHRVTACEIRSVDEVLCGPFVLKTRVLAQRPQEVKPQPPPEVAALFGTPQPPAPQPPPQQAAPVRQLRPVQAPTQPLATTVPAVRAVPQHAAPSAATQAIYPQHAAQPAVVPMPAPVAPQPAVNGAVAHAAPPAQPVALHAPVPVPAGTVPSVRRRATQEPAAAPVNTGMLLAEDLLADVALDPLPVAQGPLLQEPRVTASRPTHAPRIDAGKGSSQLYLELYWGTVRRDARRFAPDKKKPVVASLELPEAMPLWGFTLPETGAPFTLAESISGSFRLFVPPGTEVEKSGSDGRFTPVTGAALESDGSRRFITLREGVGARLTQGQMSLVAYAAPVPARVFVNPLRGLPWLALTCFAMFASGLGAFIALKPPTPETADFTQKNLPPVALRLIAPEPKKKEEAKKKLEALKEKAKPVKKEEAKVAEKAPPKPVEKTPPQPVKAVAAAQPENKALKALAKLSAAGPATNDLLAAVDKLGSGPGSKNVKNSNYKLSGLIGKAPIANAGLGTFGLGGGGKGGGATLGAELLRGKGGGGIGALGAGSVGKGKVGGTVTRATARSIASTQGTVDREAVARVINSHLNEVHGCYERALLKDPGLAGKVVLEWTIGANGRVAAAKTKSSTLRNASVEACILSNLKTWTFPAPKGGVVIITYPFLFNSVGY; translated from the coding sequence TTGAGCGGCCAGCCCAGCGTCCTGCAAGTCGTCATCCTCCGCGACGGACTCCTCGTTGGGACGGAAGTGTTCGTCCCCGGCACGTATGCGCTCGGGTCGGACCCGGCGTCGGATCTGCGCCTGGACGACCCGGCCGTGGAGCCGCGTCACGCGCTGCTCTACTTCCAGAACGGTCGCGCGGCCATCCAGGACGCGGGCACCGCCACGGGCCTGTTCGTCAACGGCCACCGCGTCACCGCGTGTGAGATCCGCTCGGTGGACGAGGTGCTGTGCGGCCCCTTCGTCCTCAAGACGCGCGTGCTCGCGCAGCGCCCCCAGGAGGTGAAGCCCCAGCCTCCGCCGGAGGTCGCCGCGCTGTTCGGCACGCCGCAGCCCCCCGCGCCCCAGCCGCCGCCCCAGCAGGCCGCGCCCGTGCGCCAGCTGCGCCCGGTACAGGCGCCGACGCAGCCGCTCGCCACCACCGTCCCCGCGGTGCGCGCGGTGCCGCAGCACGCCGCGCCCTCCGCCGCGACGCAGGCCATCTATCCGCAGCACGCGGCCCAGCCCGCCGTGGTGCCCATGCCGGCGCCCGTCGCGCCGCAGCCCGCCGTCAACGGCGCGGTCGCGCACGCGGCCCCGCCCGCGCAGCCCGTGGCCCTGCACGCGCCGGTGCCCGTGCCCGCGGGTACCGTCCCCTCCGTGCGCCGCCGCGCGACGCAGGAGCCCGCCGCCGCCCCGGTCAACACCGGCATGCTGCTGGCGGAGGACCTGCTCGCGGACGTGGCGCTCGACCCGCTCCCCGTCGCGCAAGGCCCGCTGTTGCAGGAGCCGCGCGTCACCGCCTCCCGGCCCACGCACGCGCCGCGCATCGACGCGGGCAAGGGCTCCTCACAGCTGTACCTGGAGCTGTACTGGGGAACGGTGCGCCGCGACGCGCGCCGCTTCGCGCCGGACAAGAAGAAGCCGGTGGTCGCCTCGCTCGAGCTGCCGGAGGCGATGCCGCTGTGGGGCTTCACGCTGCCGGAGACCGGCGCGCCCTTCACGCTGGCCGAGTCCATCAGCGGCTCCTTCCGCCTCTTCGTGCCGCCGGGCACGGAGGTGGAGAAGAGCGGCTCGGATGGCCGCTTCACGCCCGTCACCGGCGCCGCGCTCGAGTCCGACGGCAGCCGCCGCTTCATCACGCTGCGCGAGGGCGTGGGCGCCCGGCTGACGCAGGGCCAGATGTCGCTGGTCGCCTACGCGGCCCCCGTGCCCGCGCGCGTGTTCGTCAACCCGCTGCGGGGCCTGCCGTGGCTGGCGCTCACGTGCTTCGCGATGTTCGCGTCGGGCCTGGGCGCGTTCATCGCGCTCAAGCCGCCCACGCCGGAGACGGCGGACTTCACGCAGAAGAACCTGCCGCCCGTGGCGCTGCGCCTCATCGCCCCCGAGCCCAAGAAGAAGGAGGAGGCGAAGAAGAAGCTGGAGGCGCTCAAGGAGAAGGCCAAGCCGGTGAAGAAGGAGGAGGCGAAGGTCGCGGAGAAGGCACCGCCCAAGCCGGTGGAGAAGACGCCTCCCCAGCCCGTCAAGGCCGTGGCCGCCGCGCAGCCGGAGAACAAGGCGCTCAAGGCGCTCGCGAAGCTGTCGGCCGCGGGCCCCGCCACCAATGACCTGCTCGCCGCCGTGGACAAGCTGGGCAGCGGCCCGGGCAGCAAGAACGTGAAGAACTCCAACTACAAGCTGTCGGGCCTCATCGGGAAGGCGCCCATCGCCAACGCGGGCCTGGGCACCTTCGGCCTGGGCGGTGGAGGCAAGGGCGGCGGCGCCACGCTCGGCGCGGAGCTCCTGCGCGGCAAGGGCGGCGGCGGCATCGGCGCGCTGGGCGCGGGCTCGGTGGGCAAGGGGAAGGTGGGAGGCACCGTCACGCGCGCCACCGCGCGCAGCATCGCCTCCACGCAGGGCACGGTGGACCGCGAAGCCGTGGCGCGCGTCATCAACAGCCACCTGAACGAGGTGCACGGCTGCTACGAGCGCGCGCTGCTCAAGGACCCGGGCCTGGCCGGCAAGGTGGTGCTCGAGTGGACCATCGGCGCCAACGGCCGCGTGGCCGCGGCGAAGACCAAGTCCTCCACGCTGCGCAATGCCTCCGTCGAGGCGTGCATCCTCTCCAATCTGAAGACCTGGACCTTCCCCGCCCCCAAGGGCGGCGTGGTCATCATCACCTACCCGTTCCTCTTCAACTCCGTCGGCTACTGA
- a CDS encoding outer membrane beta-barrel domain-containing protein gives MRYALLILLFLAPGLARAQAEALENPGSVSAIQERQYRMHHELYLGVGVLPADAFYKGLTGSVSYTYHFSDTFAWQVGRGTYSYNIQTSLRRQLERDFDVAPTASAFEDQVQWMVGSDLVWSPLYGKTAVLNSSVLHFEAFLLGGGTVVKIDRQDGFRPAVNLGLGVRMFSGKTVSFRLDVSNNVVFAGASRIINVPVVQLGTAFNFGATE, from the coding sequence GTGCGATACGCCCTGCTCATCCTCTTGTTCCTGGCGCCCGGCCTTGCCCGCGCGCAGGCCGAGGCGCTCGAGAACCCCGGCTCCGTCTCCGCCATCCAGGAGCGGCAGTACCGGATGCACCACGAGCTGTACCTCGGCGTCGGCGTGCTGCCGGCGGACGCCTTCTACAAGGGCCTCACCGGAAGCGTCTCGTACACGTACCACTTCAGCGACACGTTCGCGTGGCAGGTGGGCCGGGGCACGTACAGCTACAACATCCAGACGTCGCTGCGCCGCCAGCTGGAGCGCGACTTCGACGTGGCCCCCACCGCGTCCGCGTTCGAGGACCAGGTGCAGTGGATGGTGGGCTCCGACCTGGTGTGGAGCCCGCTGTACGGCAAGACGGCGGTGCTCAACAGCTCCGTGCTGCACTTCGAGGCGTTCCTGCTCGGCGGCGGCACGGTGGTGAAGATCGACCGGCAGGACGGCTTCCGCCCCGCCGTCAACCTGGGCCTGGGCGTGCGCATGTTCTCCGGCAAGACGGTGTCGTTCCGGCTGGACGTGTCCAACAACGTCGTCTTCGCCGGCGCCTCGCGCATCATCAACGTCCCGGTCGTCCAGCTCGGAACCGCGTTCAACTTCGGCGCCACGGAATGA
- a CDS encoding tetratricopeptide repeat protein, with the protein MTGQLTGLIAAALLAAAPGSPGRNAAGLNPIVSKAKERDEFIAKLKRDIFKVDRAIGETEKLISKSRNAPYLPDLQFRLAELYVEKSRYVYYLQAESRPEGATGAIVSPETRLMKQKAVQMYYRLLREYPDFKDGDQVTFYLAHEQRELGQFDEMLKTLGDLTRKFPNSPLRLEAEQILGDHFFDKADLVEAEKHYQAILEAPPSPVHDLARYKMGWIRVNQAKHAEAVTFFEAAAASAPLPGVDVKKALNVKREALLDLVYSYTEARPAKGALNYFEKLSDSRATYSLALDKLGNRYFIKQQYEWAIPALRKLMEIQHDPEMDLERGQKLYDALKAAKGKVLPEPEDLRVLVRAAVQSKTDPELVESERKKQLAELEEMGRDLATQLHLAAQKKEEKELYLSTAEAYEAYLSLFRPEQYVRPMMKNRAEALFSAKAFPEAARQFEELARYEAKAKDVKGEEDAIYAALLAHFSTLKPEEALKRNAYEVADARQAMKLLGAEYVSRYPKSPNALDVKFNIARAFYEDGDYPKAAELFTAFALSHPQHKESTVAGNLALDSLRQVNDFKGLDETGKKFLGAPLPGNFRAEVQKILTQSRAEALDELALQSAQETGDVIQGLVKVADENKNSDIGEKALYGAFTAAREKRDLQAERELGSKLSQDYPKSQYLSDVLLTLGRHAAEAAAFGEAATWFEQVGQKLGSDVAGVDGWLAGARLRMALGEYKEAARNLETAAESSGARKGDVLVLLAEARLKAKDYSRAKLAAESALKQDPRSAGAAAVLAEVQATTAPTANADALVATLTTAVQGPNGQTEEAAKGLWYLGEILYRGYKDLPADKVEEKVAALQSLEGIYTQAASLGYPEWAVASLWRLALAYGHIADVVESTPVPGGLSASESQQFQAAVKEQVGPLKARSEEAFKACLSRAESLEVFNAAVVGCRARSEQASLPVPQPGAPLQSAALDELRKKAERTLSVESLEALGMAYLDARQFGVAQLTFGRVTELQDTKASAHSALGWALLNMGDAMGAREAYAKAMDSDPTYDKARLNLAALRCRFGDVDGARRELAVLKDVGSLTGSDVDSAGWKACK; encoded by the coding sequence ATGACCGGCCAGCTTACCGGCCTGATTGCCGCCGCCCTGCTGGCGGCCGCCCCTGGTAGCCCGGGCCGCAACGCCGCGGGATTGAACCCCATCGTGTCGAAGGCGAAGGAGCGCGACGAGTTCATCGCCAAGCTCAAGCGCGACATCTTCAAGGTGGACCGCGCCATCGGCGAGACGGAGAAGCTCATCTCCAAGAGCCGCAACGCGCCGTACCTGCCGGACCTCCAGTTCCGGCTGGCCGAGCTCTACGTGGAGAAGAGCCGCTACGTGTACTACCTGCAGGCCGAGTCCCGGCCCGAGGGAGCCACGGGCGCCATCGTCTCCCCGGAGACGCGGCTGATGAAGCAGAAGGCGGTGCAGATGTACTACCGCCTGTTGCGCGAGTACCCGGACTTCAAGGACGGCGACCAGGTGACGTTCTACCTGGCGCACGAGCAGCGTGAGCTCGGGCAGTTCGACGAGATGCTCAAGACGCTGGGCGATTTGACGCGCAAGTTCCCCAACAGCCCGCTGCGGCTGGAGGCGGAGCAGATCCTGGGTGACCACTTCTTCGACAAGGCCGACCTGGTCGAGGCGGAGAAGCACTACCAGGCCATCCTCGAGGCCCCGCCCTCCCCCGTTCACGACCTGGCCCGCTACAAGATGGGTTGGATTCGCGTGAACCAGGCCAAGCACGCGGAGGCGGTGACGTTCTTCGAGGCCGCGGCGGCCAGCGCTCCTCTGCCGGGCGTGGACGTGAAGAAGGCGCTCAACGTCAAGCGCGAGGCGCTGCTGGACCTGGTCTACAGCTACACCGAGGCCCGTCCGGCCAAGGGCGCGCTCAACTACTTCGAGAAGCTCAGCGACAGCCGCGCCACGTACTCGCTCGCGCTGGACAAGCTGGGCAACCGCTACTTCATCAAGCAGCAGTACGAGTGGGCCATCCCCGCGCTGCGCAAGCTGATGGAGATCCAGCACGACCCGGAGATGGACCTGGAGCGTGGCCAGAAGCTCTACGACGCGCTCAAGGCGGCCAAGGGCAAGGTGCTGCCGGAGCCGGAGGACCTCCGCGTGCTGGTGCGCGCGGCGGTGCAGAGCAAGACGGACCCGGAGCTGGTGGAGTCCGAGCGCAAGAAGCAGCTCGCGGAGCTGGAGGAGATGGGCCGCGACCTGGCCACCCAGCTGCACCTGGCGGCGCAGAAGAAGGAGGAGAAGGAGCTCTACCTGAGCACCGCCGAGGCCTACGAGGCGTACCTGAGCCTCTTCCGCCCCGAGCAGTACGTGCGGCCGATGATGAAGAACCGCGCGGAGGCGCTCTTCTCCGCCAAGGCCTTCCCGGAGGCGGCCCGTCAGTTCGAGGAGCTGGCGCGGTACGAGGCCAAGGCCAAGGACGTGAAGGGCGAGGAGGACGCCATCTACGCGGCGCTGCTCGCGCACTTCTCCACGCTCAAGCCGGAGGAGGCGCTCAAGCGCAACGCGTATGAAGTGGCGGACGCGCGTCAGGCCATGAAGCTGCTCGGCGCGGAGTACGTGTCGCGCTACCCCAAGAGCCCCAACGCCCTGGACGTGAAGTTCAACATCGCGCGCGCCTTCTACGAGGACGGCGACTACCCCAAGGCCGCGGAGCTGTTCACCGCCTTCGCCCTGTCGCACCCGCAGCACAAGGAGTCCACCGTCGCCGGCAACCTGGCGCTGGACAGCCTGCGGCAGGTCAACGACTTCAAGGGCCTGGACGAGACGGGCAAGAAGTTCCTCGGCGCGCCGCTGCCGGGCAACTTCCGCGCGGAGGTGCAGAAGATCCTCACGCAGAGCCGCGCCGAGGCGCTCGACGAGCTGGCGCTGCAGAGCGCCCAGGAGACGGGCGACGTCATCCAGGGCCTCGTGAAGGTGGCCGACGAGAACAAGAACAGCGACATCGGCGAGAAGGCCCTGTACGGCGCCTTCACGGCGGCGCGCGAGAAGCGCGACTTGCAGGCCGAGCGCGAGCTGGGCTCCAAGCTGTCGCAGGACTACCCCAAGAGCCAGTACCTGTCGGACGTGCTCCTGACGCTCGGCCGTCACGCGGCGGAGGCGGCGGCGTTCGGCGAGGCGGCCACGTGGTTCGAGCAGGTGGGCCAGAAGCTGGGCTCGGACGTGGCCGGCGTGGATGGGTGGCTGGCGGGCGCGCGGCTGCGCATGGCGCTGGGGGAGTACAAGGAGGCCGCGCGCAACCTGGAGACGGCGGCGGAGTCCTCCGGCGCTCGCAAGGGCGACGTGCTGGTGCTCCTGGCCGAGGCGCGGCTGAAGGCGAAGGACTACTCGCGCGCGAAGCTGGCGGCGGAGTCCGCGCTGAAGCAGGACCCGCGCAGCGCGGGCGCGGCGGCGGTGCTCGCGGAGGTGCAGGCGACCACGGCGCCCACGGCGAACGCGGACGCGCTGGTGGCCACGCTCACCACGGCGGTGCAGGGCCCCAACGGCCAGACGGAGGAGGCGGCCAAGGGCCTGTGGTACCTGGGCGAAATCCTCTACCGCGGCTACAAGGACCTGCCGGCGGACAAGGTGGAGGAGAAGGTCGCCGCGCTGCAGAGCCTGGAGGGCATCTACACGCAGGCCGCGTCGCTCGGTTATCCGGAGTGGGCGGTGGCGTCGCTGTGGCGGCTGGCGCTGGCGTACGGGCACATCGCGGACGTGGTCGAGTCCACGCCGGTGCCGGGCGGGCTGTCGGCCTCCGAGTCGCAGCAGTTCCAGGCGGCGGTGAAGGAGCAGGTCGGTCCCCTCAAGGCGCGCTCCGAGGAGGCCTTCAAGGCGTGTCTGTCCCGCGCCGAGTCGCTGGAGGTCTTCAACGCCGCGGTGGTGGGCTGCCGCGCCCGCTCCGAGCAGGCGTCCCTGCCGGTGCCGCAGCCGGGCGCGCCGCTGCAGTCGGCCGCGCTGGACGAGCTGCGCAAGAAGGCCGAGCGCACCCTCAGCGTGGAGTCGCTGGAGGCGCTGGGCATGGCGTACCTGGACGCGCGGCAGTTCGGCGTGGCGCAGCTGACGTTCGGCCGCGTGACGGAGCTGCAGGACACCAAGGCCTCGGCGCACTCCGCGCTGGGCTGGGCGCTGCTCAACATGGGCGACGCCATGGGCGCGCGCGAGGCCTACGCCAAGGCGATGGACTCCGACCCCACCTACGACAAGGCCCGCCTCAACCTGGCCGCGCTGCGCTGCCGCTTCGGCGACGTGGACGGGGCCCGGCGGGAGCTGGCGGTCCTCAAGGACGTGGGCTCGCTCACGGGCTCGGACGTGGACAGCGCCGGATGGAAGGCGTGCAAGTGA